A region of Toxorhynchites rutilus septentrionalis strain SRP chromosome 1, ASM2978413v1, whole genome shotgun sequence DNA encodes the following proteins:
- the LOC129772445 gene encoding 4-hydroxybenzoate polyprenyltransferase, mitochondrial has product MLRTLVGCWRWRHRTDGTLLQIYSRHFVGRMAIISTGGVLRDELSNNCATLSNSCPLVRRSGVSSTRVLDERWPRSSLCTSNSVSSLLLREFSSQVKSKENEPKGLLQKLGQNPYARLMRIDRPIGSWLLFWPCGWSIALCAPAGCWPDPVMLALFGMGAFIMRGAGCTINDMWDKDIDAKVVRTKGRPLVAGELSQLDAWVFLSTQLGVGLLILLQLNWYSIVLGASSLGLVIIYPLMKRVTHWPQLVLGMTFNWGALLGCSAVQGSVMWSACLPLYLAGVCWTIVYDTIYAHQDKVDDILLGIKSTAIRFGDNTKLWLSGFSTAMIGSLITSGIACEQSWPYYAALTVISSHLAQQIYTLNINNPTDCATKFISNHQVGFILFLGIIAGTLYKGFSKSSATASSTPSSAILVATANQAVPSKTAAGRNAIV; this is encoded by the exons ATGTTACGAACACTGGTCGGTTGTTGGAGGTGGCGGCATCGGACAGATGGAACGCTGCTGCAAATTTACAGCCGTCATTTCGTTGGCCGAATGGCGATAATTTCCACCGGCGGCGTTTTGCGTGATGAGCTGAGCAATAATTGCGCAACACTGTCTAACAGTTGTCCGCTGGTGCGGCGGAGTGGTGTTAGTTCGACCCGAGTCCTGGATGAGCGGTGGCCGCGTTCTAGTTTATGTACCTCCAATAGCGTTAGTAGTTTACTATTAAGAGAATTTAGCAGTCAAGTTAAGAGTAAGGAAAACGAACCAAAGGGCTTACTGCAGAAGCTGGGACAGAATCCATACGCAAGACTAATGAGAATTGATCGACCGATTGGATCCTGGCTGTTGTTTTGGCCGTGCGGATGGAGTATAGCTTTATGTGCACCCGCTGGGTGCTGGCCGGATCCGGTGATGTTGGCTTTGTTTGGTATGGGAGCGTTTATAATGCGGGGTGCCGGTTGCACCATAAACGATATGTGGGATAAGGATATTGACGCCAAAGTTGTCAGAACCAAGGGAAGACCTCTGGTGGCCGGTGAGTTGAGTCAGCTGGATGCTTGGGTGTTTCTATCGACGCAGTTGGGAGTTGGTTTGTTGATACTGCTTCAGCTAAATTGGTACTCGATTGTTCTTGGAGCAAGTTCTCTCGGGCTAGTCATTATTTATCCACTGATGAAGCGCGTAACACATTGGCCACAGTTGGTGCTAGGTATGACCTTTAATTGGGGCGCTCTGCTGGGTTGCAGTGCTGTTCAGGGTTCAGTGATGTGGTCTGCCTGCTTACCGCTCTATCTGGCAGGAGTCTGCTGGACAATAGTGTACGATACCATCTATGCCCACCAGGACAAGGTGGACGACATTCTGCTTGGCATCAAATCAACGGCTATTCGATTCGGTGACAACACGAAGCTGTGGCTTAGTGGATTTTCAACGGCTATGATTGGAAGTCTAATAACATCGGGAATTGCGTGTGAGCAATCGTGGCCGTATTATGCGGCCTTAACAGTGATCTCTTCACATCTGGCGCAACAA ATTTATACACTCAACATCAACAACCCGACGGATTGTGCCACCAAATTCATCTCCAACCATCAAGTTGGGTTCATCCTATTTCTGGGCATTATAGCAGGAACATTGTACAAAGGATTCAGCAAGAGTAGTGCCACCGCTAGTTCCACACCTTCATCTGCCATTCTAGTGGCTACGGCAAATCAGGCCGTACCGAGTAAAACCGCAGCCGGACGGAATGCGATCGTTTAA
- the LOC129770947 gene encoding guanine nucleotide-binding protein-like 3 homolog — MALKALKCRQSKRQKAGLRYKVLKKIAASKRKKEKEAKKLPKFKSKKQKLIQVPNICPFKKEILDEVAEHKKFAEQEKERKRELMKQQRQEAPKGQTIESIAADAAKRGQEYDPLKVEAAAAKQEEEYTNFGRGKEGSLKAYFKEFKKVIDAADVILEVVDARDPLGTRCAEVAQIVREAPGQKRLVLILNKADLVPRENLEKWLKYLRKSGPVIPFKATTQTQKYRIGNRKFKTAKTLEASPCIGADLLKELLANYCRNDDIRTSIRVGIVGLPNVGKSSLVNSLKRKRACLVGAKPGITRQMQEVQIDSHVKLLDSPGIIFQRPQDEDQNRFFALKNAQKVTEIQDPFPLAEDILKRGTMTYFCKLYDISEFHSTDEFLARKAIKMGALAKKGVPDVKKAARTLIEDWNAGKIKYCTHPPEEGDDIHISAQLVSSDAPEFNLESFDQVLDALGNEYEESFKMKDKDGEEMMVISKDEILTMEIDTKGPVSMQLSKDDQAKNVLGDLLQGSGKIIEQDDEMKGAKGKKRKVNDYAEEEKKFRKDPMFQLEGNQTLNKNRKAILKAKKKAASRVEGKVADVAEDMDSCTINVGGKKKKSNPGADDYDFDDDYQM; from the exons ATGGCCCTAAAAGCACTGAAAT GTCGACAATCCAAACGACAAAAGGCAGGGCTCAGATACAAAGTGCTGAAGAAAATTGCCGCCAGCAAGAGGAAGAAGGAAAAGGAAGCTAAAAAGCTTCCCAAGTTCAAATCGAAAAAGCAGAAACTGATCCAGGTGCCCAATATATGTCCCTTCAAGAAGGAAATTTTGGATGAGGTAGCTGAACACAAGAAATTCGCCGAGCAGGAGAAGGAAAGAAAGCGGGAATTGATGAAACAGCAACGACAGGAGGCCCCCAAGGGACAGACGATCGAGTCGATCGCGGCGGATGCAGCCAAAAGAGGTCAAGAATACGACCCTTTGAAGGTGGAAGCTGCCGCAGCCAAACAAGAGGAAGAATATACGAATTTCGGCCGGGGAAAGGAAGGCTCGCTTAAGGCATACTTCAAAGAGTTCAAGAAAGTCATCGACGCGGCCGATGTGATTCTTGAGGTGGTCGATGCCAGGGATCCTCTGGGAACTAGATGTGCTGAGGTGGCACAAATTGTCCGCGAAGCGCCAGGCCAGAAACGTTTGGTATTGATTCTGAACAAAGCCGATCTGGTGCCCAGGGAAAATTTGGAGAAATGGTTGAAGTATCTCCGTAAATCTGGACCGGTTATTCCGTTCAAAGCCACGACACAAACACAAAAGTACAGGATTGGCAATCGTAAATTCAAAACGGCCAAAACTCTTGAAGCCTCACCTTGTATAGGAGCGGATTTGTTGAAGGAACTTTTGGCGAATTATTGTCGCAATGACGACATTCGCACATCGATTAGGGTTGGAATTGTTGGTCTTCCGAACGTAGGAAAGTCTTCGCTGGTGAATTCTCTCAAGCGTAAACGAGCCTGTCTGGTAGGGGCCAAGCCGGGCATCACAAGGCAGATGCAGGAGGTACAAATTGATTCCCACGTGAAGCTTCTGGACAGTCCGGGAATTATCTTCCAACGGCCGCAGGATGAAGACCAGAATCGGTTCTTTGCGCTCAAGAATGCTCAAAAGGTGACAGAAATTCAGGATCCCTTTCCACTGGCCGAAGATATTTTGAAGCGTGGAACGATGACCTATTTCTGCAAATTGTACGATATCAGTGAATTTCACTCGACGGACGAGTTTTTGGCCAGAAAGGCAATCAAAATGGGGGCCCTTGCTAAGAAAGGCGTTCCGGACGTGAAAAAAGCCGCTCGAACGCTAATTGAAGACTGGAACGCTGGCAAGATTAAGTACTGCACTCATCCGCCGGAGGAAGGTGATGATATTCACATTAGTGCTCAGTTGGTGTCCTCCGATGCGCCAGAGTTTAACTTGGAGAGCTTCGATCAGGTCTTGGATGCGTTGGGAAATGAGTACGAAGAGAGTTTCAAGATGAAGGATAAAGATGGAGAGGAAATGATGGTTATCTCGAAGGACGAAATTCTGACGATGGAGATTGACACCAAGGGACCCGTCAGCATGCAACTGTCCAAGGATGATCAAGCCAAAAATGTTCTGGGCGATCTTTTGCAAGGATCCGGCAAGATTATCGAACAGGATGACGAAATGAAGGGCGCGAAAGGGAAGAAGCGTAAGGTGAATGATTACGCGGAGGAGGAAAAGAAGTTCCGGAAGGATCCCATGTTCCAGCTGGAAGGGAACCAAACGTTGAACAAAAACCGAAAGGCAATCCTGAAGGCAAAGAAAAAAGCTGCCTCACGCGTTGAGGGCAAAGTCGCCGATGTGGCAGAGGATATGGATTCTTGTACGATCAATGTTGGTGGCAAGAAGAAGAAATCTAATCCTGGAGCGGATGATTATGATTTTGATGATGATTATCAAATGTAA